One Buteo buteo chromosome 5, bButBut1.hap1.1, whole genome shotgun sequence DNA window includes the following coding sequences:
- the TMEM240 gene encoding transmembrane protein 240 isoform X2: MSMNANTMIFMILGASIVMAIACLMDMNALLDRFHNYILPHLRGEDRVCHCNCGRHHVHYVIPYDGDQSVVDSSENYFVTDNVTKQEIDLMLGLLLGFCISWFLVWMDGVLHYAVRAWRTSRRYDNSWSWIPKFCNLKEFRKRHHRQYEEATGNMVHIKQKLYHNGHPSPRHL; this comes from the exons ATGTCCATGAATGCAAACACCATGATTTTCATGATCCTGGGCGCCTCTATCGTTATG GCAATAGCTTGCTTGATGGACATGAATGCGTTGTTGGACAGATTTCACAATTACATCTTACCGCATCTGAGAGGGGAAGACCGAGTTTGTCACTGCAACTGTGGAAG GCATCATGTCCATTATGTTATTCCATATGATGGGGATCAGTCAGTGGTGGACTCCTCGGAGAATTACTTTGTGACTGACAATGTAACCAAGCAAGAGATTGATCTGATGCTGGGACTTTTGCTGGGCTTTTGTATAAGCTGGTTTCTGGTGTGGATGGATGGGGTTCTCCATTATGCAGTGCGAGCCTGGAGAACTAGCCGACGGTATG ACAATTCCTGGTCTTGGATTCCAAAATTTTGTAACTTAAAGGAGTTCAGAAAACGTCATCACAGGCAGTACGAGGAGGCGACTGGGAACATGGTGCACATCAAACAGAAGCTGTACCATAATGGGCACCCTAGCCCACGGCACCTCTGA
- the TMEM240 gene encoding transmembrane protein 240 isoform X1: MCVCPIKHRKIIFLTTASVFGNQTRVNVLFHHPELTRCLGYGLLQAIACLMDMNALLDRFHNYILPHLRGEDRVCHCNCGRHHVHYVIPYDGDQSVVDSSENYFVTDNVTKQEIDLMLGLLLGFCISWFLVWMDGVLHYAVRAWRTSRRYDNSWSWIPKFCNLKEFRKRHHRQYEEATGNMVHIKQKLYHNGHPSPRHL, translated from the exons atgtgtgtgtgcccCATTAAACACcgaaaaattattttcttgacgACTGCTTCAGTCTTTGGCAATCAAACTAGAGTCAATGTTTTATTCCATCATCCAGAGTTGACCAGATGCCTTGGTTATGGGCTCTTACAGGCAATAGCTTGCTTGATGGACATGAATGCGTTGTTGGACAGATTTCACAATTACATCTTACCGCATCTGAGAGGGGAAGACCGAGTTTGTCACTGCAACTGTGGAAG GCATCATGTCCATTATGTTATTCCATATGATGGGGATCAGTCAGTGGTGGACTCCTCGGAGAATTACTTTGTGACTGACAATGTAACCAAGCAAGAGATTGATCTGATGCTGGGACTTTTGCTGGGCTTTTGTATAAGCTGGTTTCTGGTGTGGATGGATGGGGTTCTCCATTATGCAGTGCGAGCCTGGAGAACTAGCCGACGGTATG ACAATTCCTGGTCTTGGATTCCAAAATTTTGTAACTTAAAGGAGTTCAGAAAACGTCATCACAGGCAGTACGAGGAGGCGACTGGGAACATGGTGCACATCAAACAGAAGCTGTACCATAATGGGCACCCTAGCCCACGGCACCTCTGA